The following are encoded together in the Humulus lupulus chromosome 5, drHumLupu1.1, whole genome shotgun sequence genome:
- the LOC133778720 gene encoding ubiquitin carboxyl-terminal hydrolase 10-like isoform X2, with product MTIPDSGFMITNGASCLPLPPDEESRIIAELANQSEKNLKEGNLYYVISNRWFSSWQRYTKQGMAESLVDEQSSGSQNMDVITLKSANRPGQIDNSDIVLNSKDSDGDELELHRMLEEGRDYVLVSQQVWERLLSWYKGGPALPRKLISQGTFHKNFLVEVYPLCLKLIDSRDKNQSVSVLRLSKKASTRELYERVCSLRGVEKEKVLIWDYFNKRQHSRLSNSNQTLEEANLQMDQEILLELQDVNNASPFGKDSTGNELALVSIEPSRSSVTIAGGPTMSNGHSTGYSSNLYQGNAVSSSFSDIDDGYDVYKSTKGERGGLAGLQNLGNTCFMNSALQCLVHTPPLVEYFLQDYKDEINTENPLGMHGELAIAFGELLRKLWSSGRTTIAPRVFKGKLARFAPQFSGYNQHDSQELLAFLLDGLHEDLNRVKRKPYIEAKDSDGRPDEEVAVECWKNHRARNDSLIVDVCQGQYKSTLVCPACGKISITFDPFMYLSLPLPSTATRQITVTVFYGDGSGLPMPYTVSLLKQGCCKDLSEQLSNACCLNADEILLLAEVYEHKIFRYLENPSELLAPIKDDDHIVAYRLSKNVVGRSRVEIIHRPHEKCPSDSVKGCQGKLIGTPFVTYLKEPICGANVEAAVTRLLSPLKRTRPSVKLQNEVEEKSSEALSFKLFVTDGNSSSCKPIEKDTLLNSSRVVKVFLDWTDKEHNLYDISFLKDLPEVHKAGFTVKKTRPEAISLFTCLEAFLKEEPLGPDDMWYCPRCKEHRQATKKLDLWMLPEILVFHLKRFSYSRYLKNKLDTFVNFPIHDLDLSKYVISKDGKHHMYELYAISNHYGGLGGGHYTAYAKLIDEDKWYHFDDSHVSPVNEPDIRTSAAYVLFYRRVRTQPNSGAGETSQAHSGS from the exons ATGACGATTCCTGATTCGGGATTCATGATTACTAATGGAGCGAGTTGCTTGCCGCTTCCTCCGGACGAAGAGAGTCGGATTATTGCTGAGCTTGCCAACCAATCTGAAAAGAATTTGAAGGAAGGCAATTTGTACTACGTTATTTCAAATAG ATGGTTTTCTAGCTGGCAGAGATATACGAAGCAAGGCATGGCTGAATCTTTGGTTGATGAGCAGTCTTCTGGATCTCAAAATATGGATGTTATTACTTTAAAGAGTGCAAATAGACCTGGGCAGATTGATAATTCTGATATAGTTCTAAATAGCAAAGATAGTGATGGTGATGAACTAGAGCTTCACAGAATGTTGGAGGAAGGACGTGACTATGTTCTAGTTTCCCAACAAGTTTGGGAAAGACTATTGTCTTG GTACAAAGGAGGACCAGCATTACCAAGAAAATTGATTTCTCAGGGTACTTTTCACAAGAATTTTCTTGTAGAGGTTTACCCACTTTGCCTTAAGTTGATTGATTCTAGGGACAAAAACCAATCAGTATCAGTATTAAGATTAAGCAAAAag GCCTCTACAAGGGAGCTTTATGAGAGGGTGTGTAGCCTTCGTGGAGTAGAAAAAGAAAAg GTACTTATTTGGGACTATTTCAATAAACGGCAGCATTCAAGGCTGAGTAACTCAAACCAAACTTTGGAGGAGGCAAACTTGCAGATGGATCAAGAA ATTCTTCTTGAGTTGCAAGATGTAAATAATGCTTCTCCATTCGGCAAGGATTCAACAGGAAATGAGTTGGCTTTGGTATCTATAGAACCATCCAGGTCTTCAGTTACAATTGCTGGGGGGCCTACAATGTCAAATGGCCATTCAACTGGATATAGCTCTAATTTATATCAGGGAAATGCTGTAAGTTCGTCATTCTCAGATATTGATGATGGATATGATGTTTACAAGTCAACAAAAGGAGAAAGGGGAGGTTTGGCAGGATTGCAGAATCTGGGAAATACTTGCTTTATGAACAGTGCCCTGCAATGTTTAGTTCACACGCCTCCTCTTGttgagtatttcttgcaagatTACAAAGATGAGATCAATACTGAAAATCCTTTGGGAATGCAT GGTGAGCTTGCAATCGCCTTTGGTGAGCTGTTGAGGAAATTATGGTCCTCAGGGCGAACTACAATTGCACCACGTGTTTTCAAGGGAAAATTAGCTCGATTTGCTCCCCAGTTCAGTGGCTATAACCAGCATGATTCTCAA GAACTTCTTGCATTCTTGTTGGATGGGCTGCATGAGGATTTAAATCGTGTTAAACGAAAACCTTACATAGAAGCAAAGGATTCAGATGGTCGCCCAGATGAGGAAGTTGCTGTTGAGTGTTGGAAAAATCACAGGGCCCGGAATGACTCATTGATAGTGGATGTTTGCCAG GGTCAATATAAGTCGACACTGGTTTGCCCAGCATGTGGAAAGATTTCAATCACTTTTGATCCCTTCATGTATTTGTCGTTGCCTCTACCTTCAACTGCAACTCGGCAAATAACCGTGACTGTGTTTTATGGCGATGGAAGTGGTCTTCCTATGCCATACACTGTTAGTTTGCTAAAGCAAGGTTGCTGTAAAGATCTTAGTGAACAACTAAGTAATGCTTGTTGCTTGAATGCTGATGAGATTCTTCTGCTTGCAGAG GTTTATGAACATAAGATTTTTCGATATTTGGAAAACCCCTCGGAGCTATTGGCTCCAATTAAGGACGATGACCATATTGTGGCTTATAGACTTTCTAAAAACGTTGTGGGAAGATCCAGAGTTGAAATAATTCATCGACCACATGAAAA GTGCCCGTCAGACAGTGTTAAGGGTTGTCAGGGAAAGCTTATCGGTACCCCTTTTGTTACTTATTTAAAAGAGCCAATATGTGGAGCCAATGTTGAAGCCGCTGTTACTAGATTGTTGTCACCTTTGAAGAGAACGCGTCCTTCAGTTAAGCTCCAGAATG AAGTAGAGGAAAAATCCAGCGAAGCGTTGTCCTTTAAACTTTTTGTTACTGATGGAAACAGTTCGAGCTGCAAGCCCATTGAGAAGGACACTTTATTAAATTCCAGTAGAGTTGTAAAGGTGTTTTTGGACTGGACCGACAAAGAACACAACTTGTATGATATCAGCTTTCTCAAGGATCTCCCTGAGGTTCACAAGGCTGGGTTTACCGTGAAGAAAACTCGACCGGAAGCTATTTCTTTGTTTACATGCTTGGAGGCATTTCTGAAGGAAGAACCTCTGGGGCCTGATGACATGTG GTACTGCCCCAGGTGCAAGGAACATAGACAAGCTACCAAGAAACTAGACTTGTGGATGTTGCCCGAGATTCTTGTTTTCCACTTGAAAAGATTCTCGTATAGCAGATACCTCAAGAACAAATTAGACACGTTCGTGAATTTTCCTATTCACGATCTTGATTTGAGCAAATATGTGATAAGCAAGGATGGAAAACACCACATGTACGAATTGTACGCCATTAGCAACCATTATGGTGGTCTAGGTGGTGGTCACTACACTGCATATGCCAAG TTGATCGATGAGGACAAATGGTACCATTTCGACGATAGCCATGTTTCACCCGTCAACGAACCCGACATCAGAACTTCGGCCGCCTACGTGCTATTCTACAGAAGAGTTAGGACGCAACCCAATTCAGGAGCAGGCGAGACGTCTCAAGCTCATTCAGGCTCTTGA
- the LOC133778720 gene encoding ubiquitin carboxyl-terminal hydrolase 9-like isoform X1, translating to MTIPDSGFMITNGASCLPLPPDEESRIIAELANQSEKNLKEGNLYYVISNRWFSSWQRYTKQGMAESLVDEQSSGSQNMDVITLKSANRPGQIDNSDIVLNSKDSDGDELELHRMLEEGRDYVLVSQQVWERLLSWYKGGPALPRKLISQGTFHKNFLVEVYPLCLKLIDSRDKNQSVSVLRLSKKASTRELYERVCSLRGVEKEKVLIWDYFNKRQHSRLSNSNQTLEEANLQMDQEILLELQDVNNASPFGKDSTGNELALVSIEPSRSSVTIAGGPTMSNGHSTGYSSNLYQGNAVSSSFSDIDDGYDVYKSTKGERGGLAGLQNLGNTCFMNSALQCLVHTPPLVEYFLQDYKDEINTENPLGMHGELAIAFGELLRKLWSSGRTTIAPRVFKGKLARFAPQFSGYNQHDSQELLAFLLDGLHEDLNRVKRKPYIEAKDSDGRPDEEVAVECWKNHRARNDSLIVDVCQGQYKSTLVCPACGKISITFDPFMYLSLPLPSTATRQITVTVFYGDGSGLPMPYTVSLLKQGCCKDLSEQLSNACCLNADEILLLAEVYEHKIFRYLENPSELLAPIKDDDHIVAYRLSKNVVGRSRVEIIHRPHEKCPSDSVKGCQGKLIGTPFVTYLKEPICGANVEAAVTRLLSPLKRTRPSVKLQNGKENGFEKEVIEEPSNSYNSKNLSMDDAEVEEKSSEALSFKLFVTDGNSSSCKPIEKDTLLNSSRVVKVFLDWTDKEHNLYDISFLKDLPEVHKAGFTVKKTRPEAISLFTCLEAFLKEEPLGPDDMWYCPRCKEHRQATKKLDLWMLPEILVFHLKRFSYSRYLKNKLDTFVNFPIHDLDLSKYVISKDGKHHMYELYAISNHYGGLGGGHYTAYAKLIDEDKWYHFDDSHVSPVNEPDIRTSAAYVLFYRRVRTQPNSGAGETSQAHSGS from the exons ATGACGATTCCTGATTCGGGATTCATGATTACTAATGGAGCGAGTTGCTTGCCGCTTCCTCCGGACGAAGAGAGTCGGATTATTGCTGAGCTTGCCAACCAATCTGAAAAGAATTTGAAGGAAGGCAATTTGTACTACGTTATTTCAAATAG ATGGTTTTCTAGCTGGCAGAGATATACGAAGCAAGGCATGGCTGAATCTTTGGTTGATGAGCAGTCTTCTGGATCTCAAAATATGGATGTTATTACTTTAAAGAGTGCAAATAGACCTGGGCAGATTGATAATTCTGATATAGTTCTAAATAGCAAAGATAGTGATGGTGATGAACTAGAGCTTCACAGAATGTTGGAGGAAGGACGTGACTATGTTCTAGTTTCCCAACAAGTTTGGGAAAGACTATTGTCTTG GTACAAAGGAGGACCAGCATTACCAAGAAAATTGATTTCTCAGGGTACTTTTCACAAGAATTTTCTTGTAGAGGTTTACCCACTTTGCCTTAAGTTGATTGATTCTAGGGACAAAAACCAATCAGTATCAGTATTAAGATTAAGCAAAAag GCCTCTACAAGGGAGCTTTATGAGAGGGTGTGTAGCCTTCGTGGAGTAGAAAAAGAAAAg GTACTTATTTGGGACTATTTCAATAAACGGCAGCATTCAAGGCTGAGTAACTCAAACCAAACTTTGGAGGAGGCAAACTTGCAGATGGATCAAGAA ATTCTTCTTGAGTTGCAAGATGTAAATAATGCTTCTCCATTCGGCAAGGATTCAACAGGAAATGAGTTGGCTTTGGTATCTATAGAACCATCCAGGTCTTCAGTTACAATTGCTGGGGGGCCTACAATGTCAAATGGCCATTCAACTGGATATAGCTCTAATTTATATCAGGGAAATGCTGTAAGTTCGTCATTCTCAGATATTGATGATGGATATGATGTTTACAAGTCAACAAAAGGAGAAAGGGGAGGTTTGGCAGGATTGCAGAATCTGGGAAATACTTGCTTTATGAACAGTGCCCTGCAATGTTTAGTTCACACGCCTCCTCTTGttgagtatttcttgcaagatTACAAAGATGAGATCAATACTGAAAATCCTTTGGGAATGCAT GGTGAGCTTGCAATCGCCTTTGGTGAGCTGTTGAGGAAATTATGGTCCTCAGGGCGAACTACAATTGCACCACGTGTTTTCAAGGGAAAATTAGCTCGATTTGCTCCCCAGTTCAGTGGCTATAACCAGCATGATTCTCAA GAACTTCTTGCATTCTTGTTGGATGGGCTGCATGAGGATTTAAATCGTGTTAAACGAAAACCTTACATAGAAGCAAAGGATTCAGATGGTCGCCCAGATGAGGAAGTTGCTGTTGAGTGTTGGAAAAATCACAGGGCCCGGAATGACTCATTGATAGTGGATGTTTGCCAG GGTCAATATAAGTCGACACTGGTTTGCCCAGCATGTGGAAAGATTTCAATCACTTTTGATCCCTTCATGTATTTGTCGTTGCCTCTACCTTCAACTGCAACTCGGCAAATAACCGTGACTGTGTTTTATGGCGATGGAAGTGGTCTTCCTATGCCATACACTGTTAGTTTGCTAAAGCAAGGTTGCTGTAAAGATCTTAGTGAACAACTAAGTAATGCTTGTTGCTTGAATGCTGATGAGATTCTTCTGCTTGCAGAG GTTTATGAACATAAGATTTTTCGATATTTGGAAAACCCCTCGGAGCTATTGGCTCCAATTAAGGACGATGACCATATTGTGGCTTATAGACTTTCTAAAAACGTTGTGGGAAGATCCAGAGTTGAAATAATTCATCGACCACATGAAAA GTGCCCGTCAGACAGTGTTAAGGGTTGTCAGGGAAAGCTTATCGGTACCCCTTTTGTTACTTATTTAAAAGAGCCAATATGTGGAGCCAATGTTGAAGCCGCTGTTACTAGATTGTTGTCACCTTTGAAGAGAACGCGTCCTTCAGTTAAGCTCCAGAATGGTAAGGAAAATGGATTTGAAAAAGAGGTTATTGAAGAACCATCAAACAGCTACAATTCTAAGAACCTGTCAATGGATGATGCAGAAGTAGAGGAAAAATCCAGCGAAGCGTTGTCCTTTAAACTTTTTGTTACTGATGGAAACAGTTCGAGCTGCAAGCCCATTGAGAAGGACACTTTATTAAATTCCAGTAGAGTTGTAAAGGTGTTTTTGGACTGGACCGACAAAGAACACAACTTGTATGATATCAGCTTTCTCAAGGATCTCCCTGAGGTTCACAAGGCTGGGTTTACCGTGAAGAAAACTCGACCGGAAGCTATTTCTTTGTTTACATGCTTGGAGGCATTTCTGAAGGAAGAACCTCTGGGGCCTGATGACATGTG GTACTGCCCCAGGTGCAAGGAACATAGACAAGCTACCAAGAAACTAGACTTGTGGATGTTGCCCGAGATTCTTGTTTTCCACTTGAAAAGATTCTCGTATAGCAGATACCTCAAGAACAAATTAGACACGTTCGTGAATTTTCCTATTCACGATCTTGATTTGAGCAAATATGTGATAAGCAAGGATGGAAAACACCACATGTACGAATTGTACGCCATTAGCAACCATTATGGTGGTCTAGGTGGTGGTCACTACACTGCATATGCCAAG TTGATCGATGAGGACAAATGGTACCATTTCGACGATAGCCATGTTTCACCCGTCAACGAACCCGACATCAGAACTTCGGCCGCCTACGTGCTATTCTACAGAAGAGTTAGGACGCAACCCAATTCAGGAGCAGGCGAGACGTCTCAAGCTCATTCAGGCTCTTGA